One genomic segment of Thermodesulfobacterium sp. TA1 includes these proteins:
- a CDS encoding ATP-binding protein, with translation MLPPKRRDNLKEKIEGITNKLGVSAYTRVLDYEIFQTIKSYLLKLYNGDKVVPPPSELPFKVEDVFSFIPPGILTFPTIVGIDPLENYASFENALLAIVRYNDKRYFLSLPIIPDRFGNLYSIFVVGEDPEELYSIELTNLLTKLAIRNSGYYGKFLRLSLVGENIERVKFKVLPSPTITLNDIYLKDKSDLEDFIEAVKRKNYGLRYLFVGEPGTGKTDTVKAIIAECLKSESDGITVIEVDAGCKIPLNIIFEYAEIFSPVLLCIDDIDLLVGTRDKLFNPKELSSALQALDGFVKRDDHYLIATTNDRHLVDIALRRPGRFDLIIEFKELDPDFYPSLVLRESKDERLSEVFKEEKIRKKLAILKVTGAFLVTLVKHLLKQRYNETKYDPHTVLALIDKLHKSFKFEVKQEEKLGFVGGFEHE, from the coding sequence ATGCTTCCACCAAAAAGGAGAGATAATTTAAAAGAAAAGATAGAGGGAATAACTAATAAGCTTGGTGTTTCAGCTTATACCAGAGTTCTTGATTACGAAATCTTTCAGACGATAAAATCCTATCTTCTCAAGCTCTATAATGGAGATAAAGTCGTCCCTCCACCTTCTGAACTTCCCTTTAAAGTAGAAGATGTTTTTTCCTTTATTCCTCCTGGGATCCTTACTTTTCCTACTATTGTAGGAATTGATCCTCTTGAGAATTATGCTTCCTTTGAAAATGCTCTTCTTGCTATCGTTAGATATAACGATAAAAGATATTTCCTTTCACTTCCCATCATTCCAGATAGGTTTGGTAACCTTTATAGTATTTTTGTTGTAGGTGAGGATCCAGAGGAGTTGTACTCTATTGAACTAACAAATTTATTAACAAAGCTTGCTATAAGAAATTCAGGATATTATGGTAAATTCCTAAGATTATCTCTTGTTGGAGAAAATATTGAAAGAGTAAAATTTAAAGTTTTACCTTCTCCCACAATTACTCTTAATGATATTTATTTAAAAGACAAATCAGATCTTGAGGATTTCATTGAGGCAGTAAAGAGGAAAAACTACGGGCTTAGATACCTTTTTGTTGGGGAACCAGGGACAGGAAAAACTGATACAGTAAAGGCTATAATAGCTGAGTGTTTAAAATCAGAATCAGATGGAATTACCGTAATTGAGGTGGACGCAGGATGCAAAATACCTTTAAATATAATCTTTGAATACGCAGAAATATTTAGCCCGGTTTTACTCTGCATAGATGACATTGACCTTTTAGTTGGAACGAGGGATAAATTGTTTAACCCAAAAGAATTATCAAGTGCTCTTCAGGCTTTAGATGGCTTTGTTAAAAGGGATGATCATTACCTTATAGCTACCACAAACGATAGACATCTTGTTGATATAGCCTTAAGAAGACCGGGAAGGTTTGACCTTATCATTGAATTTAAAGAACTTGATCCAGACTTTTACCCTTCTCTAGTTTTAAGAGAATCAAAAGATGAACGCTTAAGCGAAGTCTTTAAAGAAGAAAAGATAAGAAAGAAGTTAGCCATCCTTAAAGTAACTGGAGCCTTTCTTGTAACCTTAGTTAAACATTTACTTAAACAACGGTATAACGAAACCAAATACGACCCTCACACAGTATTAGCCTTGATAGATAAGCTTCACAAATCTTTTAAGTTTGAGGTTAAACAAGAAGAAAAATTGGGATTTGTAGGGGGTTTTGAGCATGAATAA
- a CDS encoding TonB-dependent receptor — translation MFVVNPIFGEEVKAEKVKKTEEIPEVIVTATRVEIPVEVAPASVNVVTKKKIELKAPKTIDEALNDVFGVFIRRGKGLMDTLFAITLRGIPEQKRTLILMDGVILNNPYTGSVKMGGYYPEDLERIEVVKGPFSSLYGGYAMGGVVQFITKMPEKREILLKTGYGSSWKRGKAMDDLRRIYISYGDKLFDKLSIFLSYGGQWTNGYPSDFNVQTTKPPTGIIGYKETLTREGKKAYLIGDKGDNTWWDDGITIKAQYEFTKDTKLRLTFMRNRYNYDYDASHTYIFNATTGAPVWGYGRVRENTFLPGGGGRIQNTYSSGFESKLFKDIVMKLNLSYLNVEEDWYITTLSNATRTGCIGSPSACGYVSNTPSEAYMVDIQFSLPIFSNQIITFGGSYRHGHAHTKGKYLRNWRDRESITTLKYESKGKDRTYAVFFQDEIMLLNNLTLYISFRQDWWKTYDGYVNDVGKKGYPIEYPSHSASSFSPKFGLVYKPFESTILRGSIGKAFRPPTVYELYRTWTSTATGITYAGNPYLDPETVISWDIGVEQKLWKGARVSLTYFENYMRDLIYRKTVNATYQELVNVGKAESRGVEFEFEQKLDKWLRFFTNFTYTDSEIKENKAKPETVGKRLTYTPLWMANIGLEFEKSKFQAFLIGRYVDKWYVNDDNSDKVKNVYGSYDEYFVVDGRISYQVSKFAKLSFEVDNIFNRKYYQYYKAPERQWFLEFSLKF, via the coding sequence TTGTTTGTAGTTAATCCAATTTTTGGTGAAGAAGTTAAAGCAGAAAAGGTTAAAAAAACTGAGGAGATTCCTGAGGTAATAGTAACAGCAACAAGGGTTGAAATTCCTGTTGAGGTTGCACCTGCAAGCGTAAATGTGGTTACAAAGAAAAAAATTGAACTTAAAGCCCCAAAAACAATTGATGAGGCTTTAAATGATGTTTTTGGCGTCTTTATTAGAAGAGGAAAAGGTTTAATGGATACTCTTTTTGCAATTACTTTAAGAGGAATTCCTGAACAAAAGAGAACGCTTATTCTTATGGATGGAGTGATATTAAATAATCCTTATACTGGTAGTGTCAAAATGGGAGGATATTATCCAGAAGACCTTGAAAGGATTGAAGTTGTTAAAGGGCCTTTTTCTTCTCTTTACGGTGGTTATGCTATGGGTGGAGTTGTTCAGTTTATAACCAAGATGCCAGAAAAAAGAGAAATTCTTTTAAAAACAGGATATGGCTCAAGCTGGAAGCGTGGGAAAGCAATGGATGATTTAAGAAGAATTTATATATCCTATGGGGATAAATTATTTGATAAATTGAGCATTTTTTTAAGTTATGGTGGACAATGGACGAATGGTTATCCAAGTGATTTTAATGTTCAAACAACAAAACCACCTACAGGAATTATTGGTTATAAAGAAACTTTAACAAGAGAAGGAAAGAAAGCTTATCTAATTGGAGATAAAGGAGATAATACTTGGTGGGATGATGGAATTACAATCAAAGCACAGTATGAGTTTACAAAAGATACGAAATTAAGATTAACTTTTATGAGAAATCGTTACAATTATGATTATGATGCATCACATACGTATATATTTAATGCAACAACTGGAGCTCCTGTTTGGGGATATGGTAGAGTAAGAGAAAATACTTTTTTACCTGGAGGTGGGGGTCGAATTCAAAATACATATTCCTCAGGATTTGAGTCAAAGCTTTTTAAAGACATTGTAATGAAATTAAATTTATCATATTTAAATGTTGAAGAGGATTGGTATATTACTACACTTTCTAATGCAACAAGAACTGGTTGTATAGGTTCTCCATCAGCATGTGGATATGTTTCAAATACTCCATCAGAGGCTTATATGGTAGATATCCAATTTAGTCTTCCCATTTTTAGTAACCAGATTATTACATTTGGTGGCTCTTATAGACATGGACATGCCCACACAAAGGGAAAATATCTAAGAAACTGGAGAGATAGAGAATCAATAACGACCTTAAAATATGAATCAAAAGGTAAAGATAGGACTTATGCAGTTTTTTTTCAAGATGAAATAATGCTTCTAAATAATTTAACTCTCTATATAAGCTTTAGACAAGACTGGTGGAAAACTTATGACGGATATGTAAATGATGTCGGGAAAAAAGGTTATCCAATAGAATATCCATCACATTCTGCATCTTCTTTTAGCCCTAAATTTGGTTTAGTCTATAAACCCTTTGAATCAACAATACTTCGTGGTTCAATTGGAAAAGCTTTTAGACCTCCAACAGTATATGAACTTTATAGAACCTGGACAAGTACTGCTACAGGAATTACTTATGCTGGGAATCCTTACTTAGACCCTGAAACAGTTATATCTTGGGATATCGGAGTTGAGCAAAAACTTTGGAAAGGTGCAAGAGTTTCTTTGACGTATTTTGAAAATTATATGAGAGATTTAATATACCGTAAAACTGTTAATGCTACATATCAGGAATTGGTAAATGTTGGTAAAGCAGAATCTCGCGGTGTTGAATTTGAGTTTGAGCAAAAGCTTGATAAATGGTTAAGATTTTTTACAAACTTTACCTATACTGATTCTGAAATCAAAGAAAATAAAGCAAAACCAGAAACAGTTGGAAAAAGACTTACTTATACACCTTTATGGATGGCAAATATTGGATTAGAATTTGAAAAATCAAAATTTCAAGCATTTCTTATTGGAAGATATGTTGATAAATGGTATGTCAATGACGATAATTCTGATAAGGTTAAAAATGTTTACGGTTCTTATGATGAATATTTTGTTGTTGATGGAAGAATTTCTTACCAGGTTTCAAAATTTGCAAAGTTAAGTTTTGAGGTAGATAACATTTTTAATAGAAAATACTATCAATATTATAAGGCACCAGAAAGGCAATGGTTTTTAGAGTTCTCATTAAAGTTTTAG
- a CDS encoding ABC transporter substrate-binding protein — protein sequence MVFRVLIKVLVLIFSLSFTWVEVLQASTFRVTDKLGRNVVVNVPVKRAVMGITYELIPALNLWNQVTGVSRWAEENCDLYKAIVSENPLFKKPTVGAGSDLNVEAVLRLKPDIVITWTYSPNTIRFLEQKGIKVIGIWPDSLSELYEVIRMHGKLFGKEKRAEEVISEMEKILNLIKKRVSKISPEKRKKIIHLGGKPTTVSCGIGITNDIIDLIGGINPAGSIQSRNAEVSIEKIVKWDPDVIFIWGSAGYNESWLYKNSQWKAIKAVREHKVYKLPRWSTWSPRLAPIALYMAMKVYPEYFKDVDFEKVADNFYKKVFGISYYKVKKYEGY from the coding sequence ATGGTTTTTAGAGTTCTCATTAAAGTTTTAGTTTTGATATTTAGTTTAAGCTTTACATGGGTTGAGGTTTTACAAGCCTCAACCTTCAGAGTTACTGATAAGCTTGGAAGAAATGTTGTAGTTAATGTTCCTGTTAAGAGGGCGGTTATGGGGATAACTTATGAGCTTATTCCAGCTTTAAACTTATGGAATCAGGTTACAGGGGTTTCAAGGTGGGCAGAGGAAAATTGCGATCTTTATAAAGCAATTGTAAGTGAAAATCCTTTGTTTAAAAAACCAACCGTTGGCGCTGGCTCAGATTTAAATGTTGAAGCAGTGCTAAGGTTAAAGCCAGATATTGTTATCACTTGGACATATAGTCCAAATACAATAAGATTTCTTGAACAAAAGGGTATTAAAGTTATAGGAATTTGGCCTGATAGTCTTTCTGAGCTTTATGAAGTTATTAGGATGCATGGAAAACTTTTTGGGAAAGAAAAAAGAGCAGAAGAAGTGATTTCTGAAATGGAAAAGATATTAAACCTTATTAAAAAAAGAGTTTCAAAAATTTCACCTGAAAAAAGAAAAAAAATAATACATCTCGGTGGGAAACCGACTACTGTTTCGTGTGGAATTGGTATTACAAACGATATTATAGATTTAATCGGAGGAATAAATCCAGCTGGTTCTATTCAGAGTAGAAATGCAGAGGTATCAATTGAGAAAATAGTTAAATGGGATCCTGATGTAATTTTTATATGGGGTTCTGCTGGGTATAATGAATCTTGGCTTTATAAAAATTCTCAATGGAAAGCTATTAAAGCTGTAAGAGAGCATAAGGTTTATAAACTTCCAAGGTGGTCAACTTGGTCTCCGAGACTTGCACCAATTGCACTTTACATGGCAATGAAGGTTTATCCTGAATATTTTAAAGACGTAGATTTTGAAAAAGTTGCGGATAATTTTTATAAAAAAGTTTTTGGTATTTCTTATTATAAGGTAAAGAAATATGAGGGGTATTAA
- a CDS encoding iron ABC transporter permease — protein MRGIKALVILISPFVVAWVALFLGAYGVSPFMVLKILLNETFHIFNIGDIPEKAIIFDIRLPRVILAGIVGACLSGAGVTLQGIFRNPLVDPFILGISAGAAFGCAITIGFLSFLPVQFMAFIFGITAVVIAYTVAQTQGEVSRLPLILSGVIVSAFFTALVSIVKFLVDPHKLQSIVYWLMGSFSLADWRGVKVSLLGVVFGLFPIFLMRWRLNVMSLSEEEAKALGVNVARDRLLFIGFSTLAVAIATSLCGIIGWVGLMVPHLVRMLIGPDHKVLFPLSLTAGASFMIAADTISRTLTSFDIPVGIITALTGAPFFIYLMKRGGKEAWGK, from the coding sequence ATGAGGGGTATTAAGGCTTTAGTGATTTTAATTTCTCCCTTTGTTGTTGCATGGGTAGCTCTTTTTCTTGGTGCTTATGGAGTTAGCCCATTCATGGTTTTAAAAATTTTACTGAACGAAACTTTTCATATTTTTAATATAGGAGATATTCCAGAAAAGGCGATAATATTTGATATAAGGTTACCAAGGGTTATACTTGCTGGGATTGTTGGTGCTTGTCTTTCTGGAGCAGGGGTTACCCTTCAGGGAATATTTAGGAATCCTCTTGTTGATCCTTTTATCCTTGGCATTTCAGCTGGAGCAGCCTTTGGATGTGCTATAACCATTGGGTTTTTAAGCTTTCTTCCTGTTCAATTTATGGCCTTTATTTTTGGAATAACTGCGGTAGTCATTGCTTATACTGTTGCCCAGACACAAGGCGAGGTAAGTAGACTTCCTCTTATTCTTTCTGGAGTCATTGTTTCAGCTTTTTTTACTGCTTTGGTATCTATTGTTAAGTTTTTGGTTGATCCTCATAAGCTTCAAAGTATCGTTTATTGGCTTATGGGAAGTTTTTCACTTGCTGATTGGAGAGGAGTAAAAGTTTCTCTTTTGGGAGTTGTTTTCGGATTATTTCCTATTTTTCTTATGCGTTGGAGGCTAAATGTGATGAGCCTTAGTGAGGAAGAAGCAAAAGCTCTTGGAGTTAATGTTGCAAGAGACAGACTTCTTTTTATTGGATTTTCAACCTTAGCTGTAGCTATAGCAACCTCCCTTTGTGGGATTATTGGATGGGTAGGACTTATGGTTCCTCATTTAGTAAGAATGCTTATTGGGCCTGATCATAAAGTTCTTTTTCCACTTAGTCTCACTGCGGGGGCATCTTTTATGATTGCAGCAGATACTATATCTCGCACTCTTACAAGTTTTGATATTCCCGTTGGTATTATTACTGCTTTAACTGGTGCACCATTTTTTATTTATTTAATGAAACGTGGTGGTAAAGAAGCTTGGGGTAAATAG
- a CDS encoding ABC transporter ATP-binding protein — protein sequence MLEVREIYFRHKGEKRDILKGISFTAEKGFITAILGPNGSGKTTLFKCISGIWKNYKGEIKVDGITINKLSYKNRARYFSVVPQDHEPAFPFSVFDVVLMGRASYVGIFSSPGKKDYEKVETALELVGIRQLKDVPYTKISGGERQLVLIARAIAQEAPVMLLDEPTSHLDFKNQINVLKKIKEIATLKGLTVVMTLHDPNLASLFSDKIVVINSGNKIAEGSPKEVLTEELIKRVYEVEVINFCFNGQKLICPKLK from the coding sequence ATGCTTGAAGTAAGAGAAATTTATTTTAGGCATAAAGGAGAAAAACGTGATATTTTAAAAGGAATAAGCTTTACCGCAGAGAAAGGCTTTATAACTGCTATTTTAGGACCTAATGGTTCTGGGAAAACTACACTTTTTAAGTGCATTTCTGGGATTTGGAAAAACTATAAAGGAGAGATTAAAGTTGATGGAATAACTATTAATAAATTATCTTACAAAAATAGAGCAAGGTATTTTTCAGTTGTTCCACAAGATCATGAGCCTGCCTTTCCTTTTTCTGTTTTTGATGTGGTTCTTATGGGAAGAGCAAGTTATGTAGGAATTTTCTCATCTCCTGGTAAAAAAGACTATGAGAAAGTAGAAACCGCATTAGAACTTGTTGGAATTAGACAATTAAAAGATGTTCCTTATACTAAGATAAGTGGTGGAGAAAGGCAGCTTGTTCTTATTGCAAGGGCTATTGCTCAAGAGGCTCCAGTGATGCTTCTTGATGAACCAACAAGTCATCTTGATTTTAAAAATCAGATAAATGTTTTAAAGAAAATAAAAGAAATTGCAACTTTAAAAGGACTTACAGTTGTTATGACTTTACATGACCCAAATCTTGCAAGCCTTTTTTCAGATAAAATAGTGGTGATTAATTCAGGAAATAAGATAGCAGAAGGAAGTCCAAAAGAAGTTTTAACAGAAGAATTAATTAAAAGGGTTTATGAAGTAGAGGTTATTAATTTTTGCTTTAACGGGCAAAAATTGATTTGTCCCAAGCTAAAATAA
- a CDS encoding ATP-binding protein, with product MKVVELPLGVTEDRVVGTLDIEHAIKKGEKKFEPGILAEANRNFLYIDEVNLLEDHIVDLLLDSAAMGINTVEREGISFTHPARFILVGTMNPEEGELRPQLLDRFGLCVQVNTLRDKALRKEVLKRKAEFDDDPEEFFKKWEPEQKKLLERILKAKENLKKVEISDDALSQVVEITSELNLDGHRADIVMLKSARAYAAFNGKNKIIREEIKKVAPLALRHRLKRLPFEDISNEVEKLHAILEKI from the coding sequence ATGAAGGTGGTTGAACTTCCTCTTGGGGTTACTGAGGATAGAGTGGTTGGGACCCTCGATATTGAACATGCTATTAAAAAAGGAGAAAAAAAATTTGAACCAGGAATTCTTGCAGAAGCAAACAGAAATTTTCTTTACATCGATGAAGTTAATTTACTTGAAGACCATATCGTAGATCTTCTTCTTGATTCAGCTGCAATGGGGATAAATACAGTTGAGAGGGAAGGTATATCCTTTACTCATCCTGCGAGATTTATTCTTGTAGGTACGATGAACCCGGAAGAAGGAGAGCTTAGACCTCAACTTCTTGATAGGTTTGGTCTTTGTGTTCAAGTGAATACTTTAAGAGATAAAGCTTTAAGGAAGGAGGTTCTTAAAAGAAAGGCAGAATTTGATGATGACCCAGAGGAATTTTTTAAAAAATGGGAGCCTGAACAAAAAAAACTTTTAGAAAGAATACTTAAAGCAAAAGAAAATCTTAAAAAAGTAGAAATTAGTGATGATGCCCTTTCTCAAGTAGTTGAAATAACTTCAGAGTTAAATCTTGATGGTCATAGAGCAGACATTGTGATGCTAAAATCTGCCAGAGCTTATGCAGCTTTTAATGGAAAAAATAAAATAATTAGAGAAGAAATTAAAAAAGTTGCTCCCTTAGCCTTAAGACACAGGCTAAAAAGACTTCCTTTTGAGGATATCTCAAATGAGGTAGAAAAATTACATGCCATACTTGAAAAAATATAG
- a CDS encoding VWA domain-containing protein, with amino-acid sequence MPYLKKYSLSFSDFIFQDIAKLALLLNAIEPRCGGVLFIGKKGTGKSTLLKAFKKIVSFLDYPFIEVPMSVTEEALLGGINIEETLNQGKRIYQRGLLGKAQGGFLLVEDINLFPNDILSLIFEVQSRGENIVEREGITLREPANFIILATMNLEEGEFSSHFLDRFGMCVIMDDIKDKERRKEIIRLNLQDFGNLRKDEEEIVKGILRSKELIKEVKLPDEIKDYIIELALKSAVAGHRADIFLMHAVKAYTAYLGEKEVKKEYVDEVAPLVLVHRKRLIEPPPPPQQEEEPQEEKEEQKQNQEKEKKETKQKEPLSSLPEGSIERFSQEKEEVFPVGESFKVKRILLKKDRIIREAVGRRTKTKIKGRGGRFVRSLIQEREEVAISATIRAASPFQIVRGRKDKLIIKEEDLRYKEKERKMRHIVIFVVDGSGSMGVENRMIQTKGAILSLLMDCYQKRDKIAMIVFRKDRAETVLPPTSSHELALKRLKEIPTGGKTPLSAGLMETYNLIRRLKLKEPYSRFLIFLITDGKANVSLTGKSVFEELQSLCSLLSSISSADFIVIDTEKKNKFIRMDIAFKVAEWLNARYYLVEDLKADSLLAIARAYKL; translated from the coding sequence ATGCCATACTTGAAAAAATATAGTTTAAGCTTTTCAGATTTTATTTTTCAGGATATAGCAAAACTTGCTCTTCTTTTAAATGCGATCGAACCCAGATGTGGAGGTGTCCTTTTTATCGGAAAAAAAGGAACCGGTAAATCAACCCTTTTAAAGGCTTTTAAAAAGATAGTTTCTTTTTTAGACTATCCTTTTATTGAAGTTCCGATGAGTGTTACTGAAGAAGCCCTTTTGGGAGGGATTAATATTGAAGAAACTTTAAACCAAGGAAAAAGGATTTATCAAAGGGGGCTTCTTGGTAAGGCACAAGGAGGGTTTTTATTAGTTGAAGACATAAACCTTTTCCCGAACGATATACTTTCTTTGATTTTTGAGGTTCAATCAAGAGGCGAGAATATAGTTGAAAGAGAGGGTATAACCCTTAGAGAGCCTGCAAACTTTATAATTCTTGCAACAATGAACCTAGAGGAAGGGGAGTTTTCAAGCCATTTTCTTGATAGGTTTGGTATGTGTGTAATTATGGATGATATTAAAGATAAAGAAAGGAGAAAAGAAATTATAAGGCTTAATCTTCAAGATTTTGGAAATTTAAGAAAAGATGAGGAAGAAATTGTTAAAGGGATTTTAAGGTCTAAAGAGTTGATAAAAGAGGTAAAATTACCTGATGAGATAAAGGACTATATTATAGAATTAGCTTTGAAATCTGCTGTAGCTGGACACAGGGCTGATATTTTTTTGATGCATGCGGTAAAAGCCTATACCGCCTATCTTGGAGAAAAAGAGGTAAAAAAGGAATATGTAGATGAGGTTGCTCCCCTTGTTTTGGTGCACAGAAAAAGATTGATTGAGCCACCACCTCCTCCTCAACAAGAGGAAGAGCCTCAAGAGGAAAAGGAGGAACAAAAACAAAATCAAGAAAAAGAGAAAAAAGAAACAAAACAAAAAGAACCTTTATCTTCCCTTCCAGAAGGAAGTATTGAAAGATTCTCTCAGGAAAAGGAAGAAGTTTTTCCGGTTGGAGAAAGCTTTAAAGTGAAAAGGATTTTACTTAAAAAGGATAGGATTATAAGAGAGGCTGTAGGAAGAAGAACCAAAACTAAGATAAAAGGAAGGGGAGGAAGGTTTGTTAGAAGCCTTATTCAAGAAAGAGAAGAGGTGGCGATTTCTGCAACCATAAGAGCTGCTTCTCCCTTTCAGATTGTAAGAGGAAGAAAGGACAAACTTATTATAAAAGAAGAGGACTTAAGATATAAAGAAAAAGAGAGAAAAATGAGGCATATCGTTATTTTTGTAGTTGATGGTTCTGGATCTATGGGAGTAGAAAACAGAATGATACAAACTAAAGGAGCTATTCTTTCTCTTCTTATGGATTGCTATCAAAAAAGGGATAAAATAGCTATGATTGTTTTTAGAAAAGATAGGGCAGAAACTGTTCTTCCTCCAACTTCTTCTCATGAACTTGCTTTAAAAAGATTAAAAGAAATTCCAACCGGTGGGAAAACCCCTCTTTCAGCAGGACTTATGGAAACCTATAATTTAATAAGAAGATTAAAACTAAAAGAGCCTTATAGTAGGTTTTTGATTTTCCTTATTACTGATGGAAAAGCAAATGTTTCTTTAACTGGAAAGTCTGTTTTTGAAGAACTTCAGAGTCTTTGTAGTCTTTTAAGTAGTATTTCATCTGCTGATTTTATAGTTATAGATACAGAAAAGAAAAACAAATTTATAAGGATGGATATTGCTTTTAAGGTTGCAGAATGGCTTAATGCAAGGTATTATTTAGTTGAAGATTTAAAAGCAGATAGTCTTTTAGCTATTGCAAGGGCTTATAAGTTATGA
- a CDS encoding ABC transporter ATP-binding protein — MIKVEGLVKHYGKIKAVDGISFEIKQGEIFGLLGPNGAGKTTTVKVLITLTKPDAGKCFINGFDVIKEPYEIRKFIGVVPQENNLDRDLTVYENLFIYGKLHKIKDLKVKIKNLLEMMGLWERKDTLVSKLSGGMQRRLLLARALLSDPKVLFLDEPSIGLDPQIRRHLWEIIKRAKAEGKTVFLTTHYIEEAEALCDRVGILAKGRLIALGSPSELKKSVGLFTVEYIDQEGNINLWMFKTKEEAYEFAKKNDLPLVIRETNLEDVFIKLTGERIE, encoded by the coding sequence ATGATAAAAGTTGAGGGACTTGTTAAACATTATGGGAAAATAAAGGCAGTTGATGGGATAAGTTTTGAGATAAAACAAGGTGAAATATTTGGACTTCTTGGCCCAAACGGAGCAGGGAAAACAACTACAGTAAAGGTTTTAATCACTTTAACTAAGCCTGATGCGGGGAAATGTTTTATCAACGGTTTTGATGTTATAAAAGAACCTTATGAAATTAGAAAATTTATCGGGGTTGTTCCACAGGAAAATAACTTAGATAGAGACTTAACGGTTTACGAAAATCTTTTTATTTATGGAAAACTTCATAAAATAAAGGATTTAAAGGTCAAGATCAAAAACTTATTAGAGATGATGGGGCTTTGGGAAAGGAAAGATACGCTGGTTTCTAAGCTTTCAGGTGGTATGCAAAGAAGACTTCTTCTTGCAAGAGCCTTGCTTTCAGACCCGAAAGTTTTATTTTTAGATGAGCCTTCTATAGGGCTTGACCCTCAGATAAGAAGACATCTTTGGGAAATAATAAAAAGAGCGAAGGCAGAAGGTAAGACCGTTTTTCTTACTACTCATTATATAGAAGAGGCAGAAGCGCTTTGTGATAGGGTTGGAATTTTAGCTAAGGGAAGACTTATTGCCCTTGGGTCTCCGTCTGAACTTAAAAAATCTGTAGGTCTTTTTACGGTAGAGTACATAGACCAAGAAGGTAATATAAACCTTTGGATGTTTAAGACCAAAGAAGAGGCCTACGAGTTTGCCAAGAAAAATGACCTGCCTTTAGTTATAAGAGAAACTAACTTAGAAGATGTATTTATCAAACTTACCGGAGAAAGGATAGAATAG
- a CDS encoding ABC transporter permease, producing MDWYPVLLRELLIFRRRLLKFGYLLSAMMLPIIYFIVFGLGLGRMVQMGEKGYLSFLIPGLVAMTSMTNSYTWIANSINLNRLYFKTFQVLYLAPISYSSIIVGEVLAGMIKGLFAASLIILVGYVTCPHFGLSLPFIVALFLNCFLFANLGFLVGMSAKGHEETATYFNFFILPMGFFCGTFFPIERIPIFLKPIVYVLPLTYTNILIRKEFFDTLAWICVLMLVFYSVILFVLGFRSLKNYSE from the coding sequence GTGGATTGGTATCCTGTTTTATTGCGAGAACTTTTGATTTTTAGAAGGAGGCTTTTAAAGTTTGGCTATCTTTTGTCTGCTATGATGCTTCCTATTATTTATTTTATCGTTTTTGGACTTGGTCTCGGAAGGATGGTTCAAATGGGGGAGAAAGGATATCTTAGCTTTCTTATACCAGGACTTGTGGCTATGACCTCTATGACCAACTCTTATACCTGGATCGCTAATTCTATAAACCTCAATCGTCTTTATTTTAAAACCTTTCAGGTACTTTATTTAGCTCCTATTTCTTATAGTTCTATAATCGTCGGAGAAGTCCTTGCAGGCATGATAAAAGGGCTTTTTGCCGCAAGTTTAATCATCCTGGTGGGTTATGTTACCTGTCCTCATTTTGGTCTAAGTCTACCTTTTATAGTAGCCCTCTTTTTAAACTGTTTTTTGTTTGCAAACCTTGGTTTTTTGGTAGGTATGTCTGCCAAAGGACACGAGGAGACAGCAACTTATTTTAATTTTTTTATCCTTCCGATGGGCTTTTTTTGTGGGACTTTTTTCCCAATAGAACGTATTCCGATTTTTTTAAAACCTATAGTCTATGTTTTACCTCTAACCTATACCAACATTCTTATAAGAAAGGAATTTTTTGATACCCTTGCATGGATTTGTGTTTTGATGCTGGTTTTTTATAGTGTGATTTTGTTTGTTTTAGGGTTTAGGTCTCTTAAAAACTACAGCGAATAA